A window of Salmo trutta chromosome 31, fSalTru1.1, whole genome shotgun sequence contains these coding sequences:
- the LOC115169314 gene encoding DNA ligase 1 isoform X1: MNCPTTANSPRIHILENGEVRIFSRNQEDNTTKYPDIISCFPMVKESVVSCVLDSEAVAWNREKKQIQPFQVLTTRKRKARGGLLCLIPRPQAVRLDLPGVTSEVAVEVHKSPDCNNILSEGAKKSRAWMQLISRSKCVCVYAFDLLYLNGEPNCQKNAFICSRALLKESFEEKEGEFVFARPIDSDNTDTIVEFLEQSVRGTYGGFLLARYDEDNEEFQSVCKIGTGFKDEDLEEHILPKPHPYHRVDRSTEPDVWLDAVQVWEVQCADLSLSPIYKAGMGLCDLEKGISLRFPRFLRIRDDKKPEDATSGRQIADLYREQQVVQNQGDKADLEDYY; this comes from the exons ATGAACTGCCCAACCACTGCAAACTCACCCCGG ATCCATATTCTGGAGAATGGGGAAGTGCGTATTTTCAGTCGCAACCAGGAAGACAATACGACCAAATATCCCGATATCATCTCTTGTTTTCCCATG gtaAAGGAGTCTGTGGTGTCCTGTGTGCTTGACTCTGAGGCTGTGGCTTGGAACAGAGAAAAGAAACAGATCCAGCCATTCCAGGTGCTCACTACACGGAAGAGAAAGGCGAGAG GTGGACTGCTTTGTTTGATCCCTCGTCCTCAAGCTGTCAGGTTAGACCTGCCTGGAGTTACCTCTGAGGTGGCCGTTGAGGTACACAAGTCCCCTGACTGCAACAATATCCTGAGTGAAGGGGCCAAAAAATCTAG ggCGTGGATGCAGCTGATATCAAggtccaagtgtgtgtgtgtgtatgcctttgACCTGCTGTATCTCAACGGAGAA CCAAATTGCCAGAAGAACGCATTCATCTGCAGCAG GGCCCTTCTGAAGGAGAGCTtcgaggagaaggagggagagtttgTGTTCGCCCGCCCTATTGACTCAGACAACACAGACACCATCGTTGAGTTCCTGGAGCAGTCTGTTCgag GGACCTACGGAGGCTTCCTGCTCGCCCGCTACGATGAGGACAATGAAGAGTTCCAGTCAGTCTGcaag ATTGGGACAGGTTTCAAGGATGAAGATTTGGAG GAGCACATTTTGCCCAAGCCCCACCCCTATCATCGTGTGGACCGATCAACAGAGCCCGATGTGTGGCTTGATGCCGTGCAAGTATGGGAAGTGCAGTGTGCCGACCTATCGCTGTCGCCGATCTACAAGGCTGGCATGGGATTG tGTGACCTAGAGAAGGGCATCTCTCTTCGGTTCCCACGCTTCCTGAGGATCCGAGATGATAAAAAGCCAGAGGACGCAACTTCAGGAAGACAG ATTGCTGATTTGTATAGGGAGCAGCAGGTTGTTCAGAATCAGGGAGACAAAGCTGACCTTGAGGACTATTACTGA
- the LOC115169314 gene encoding DNA ligase 1 isoform X3, giving the protein MVKESVVSCVLDSEAVAWNREKKQIQPFQVLTTRKRKARGGLLCLIPRPQAVRLDLPGVTSEVAVEVHKSPDCNNILSEGAKKSRAWMQLISRSKCVCVYAFDLLYLNGEPNCQKNAFICSRALLKESFEEKEGEFVFARPIDSDNTDTIVEFLEQSVRGTYGGFLLARYDEDNEEFQSVCKIGTGFKDEDLEEHILPKPHPYHRVDRSTEPDVWLDAVQVWEVQCADLSLSPIYKAGMGLCDLEKGISLRFPRFLRIRDDKKPEDATSGRQIADLYREQQVVQNQGDKADLEDYY; this is encoded by the exons ATG gtaAAGGAGTCTGTGGTGTCCTGTGTGCTTGACTCTGAGGCTGTGGCTTGGAACAGAGAAAAGAAACAGATCCAGCCATTCCAGGTGCTCACTACACGGAAGAGAAAGGCGAGAG GTGGACTGCTTTGTTTGATCCCTCGTCCTCAAGCTGTCAGGTTAGACCTGCCTGGAGTTACCTCTGAGGTGGCCGTTGAGGTACACAAGTCCCCTGACTGCAACAATATCCTGAGTGAAGGGGCCAAAAAATCTAG ggCGTGGATGCAGCTGATATCAAggtccaagtgtgtgtgtgtgtatgcctttgACCTGCTGTATCTCAACGGAGAA CCAAATTGCCAGAAGAACGCATTCATCTGCAGCAG GGCCCTTCTGAAGGAGAGCTtcgaggagaaggagggagagtttgTGTTCGCCCGCCCTATTGACTCAGACAACACAGACACCATCGTTGAGTTCCTGGAGCAGTCTGTTCgag GGACCTACGGAGGCTTCCTGCTCGCCCGCTACGATGAGGACAATGAAGAGTTCCAGTCAGTCTGcaag ATTGGGACAGGTTTCAAGGATGAAGATTTGGAG GAGCACATTTTGCCCAAGCCCCACCCCTATCATCGTGTGGACCGATCAACAGAGCCCGATGTGTGGCTTGATGCCGTGCAAGTATGGGAAGTGCAGTGTGCCGACCTATCGCTGTCGCCGATCTACAAGGCTGGCATGGGATTG tGTGACCTAGAGAAGGGCATCTCTCTTCGGTTCCCACGCTTCCTGAGGATCCGAGATGATAAAAAGCCAGAGGACGCAACTTCAGGAAGACAG ATTGCTGATTTGTATAGGGAGCAGCAGGTTGTTCAGAATCAGGGAGACAAAGCTGACCTTGAGGACTATTACTGA
- the LOC115169314 gene encoding uncharacterized protein LOC115169314 isoform X2, protein MNCPTTANSPRIHILENGEVRIFSRNQEDNTTKYPDIISCFPMVKESVVSCVLDSEAVAWNREKKQIQPFQVLTTRKRKARGGLLCLIPRPQAVRLDLPGVTSEVAVEVHKSPDCNNILSEGAKKSRAWMQLISRSKCVCVYAFDLLYLNGEPNCQKNAFICSRALLKESFEEKEGEFVFARPIDSDNTDTIVEFLEQSVRGVGGFEILPRPQGPTEASCSPATMRTMKSSSQSARLGQVSRMKIWRSTFCPSPTPIIVWTDQQSPMCGLMPCKYGKCSVPTYRCRRSTRLAWDCVT, encoded by the exons ATGAACTGCCCAACCACTGCAAACTCACCCCGG ATCCATATTCTGGAGAATGGGGAAGTGCGTATTTTCAGTCGCAACCAGGAAGACAATACGACCAAATATCCCGATATCATCTCTTGTTTTCCCATG gtaAAGGAGTCTGTGGTGTCCTGTGTGCTTGACTCTGAGGCTGTGGCTTGGAACAGAGAAAAGAAACAGATCCAGCCATTCCAGGTGCTCACTACACGGAAGAGAAAGGCGAGAG GTGGACTGCTTTGTTTGATCCCTCGTCCTCAAGCTGTCAGGTTAGACCTGCCTGGAGTTACCTCTGAGGTGGCCGTTGAGGTACACAAGTCCCCTGACTGCAACAATATCCTGAGTGAAGGGGCCAAAAAATCTAG ggCGTGGATGCAGCTGATATCAAggtccaagtgtgtgtgtgtgtatgcctttgACCTGCTGTATCTCAACGGAGAA CCAAATTGCCAGAAGAACGCATTCATCTGCAGCAG GGCCCTTCTGAAGGAGAGCTtcgaggagaaggagggagagtttgTGTTCGCCCGCCCTATTGACTCAGACAACACAGACACCATCGTTGAGTTCCTGGAGCAGTCTGTTCgag GGGTGGGGGGTTTTGAAATTCTCCCGCGACCCCAGGGACCTACGGAGGCTTCCTGCTCGCCCGCTACGATGAGGACAATGAAGAGTTCCAGTCAGTCTGcaag ATTGGGACAGGTTTCAAGGATGAAGATTTGGAG GAGCACATTTTGCCCAAGCCCCACCCCTATCATCGTGTGGACCGATCAACAGAGCCCGATGTGTGGCTTGATGCCGTGCAAGTATGGGAAGTGCAGTGTGCCGACCTATCGCTGTCGCCGATCTACAAGGCTGGCATGGGATTG tGTGACCTAG